A portion of the Liberibacter crescens BT-1 genome contains these proteins:
- the topA gene encoding type I DNA topoisomerase — translation MYVVVVESPTKAKTISKYLGSDYKVLSSFGHVRDLPAKNGSVIPQKDFEMTWEVDKSSKKHMEMIANAVKSSESLILATDPDREGEAISWHVLSLLQNKNITDNKSIKRVVFNAVTKQAVLDAIKHPRDIDLALVSAYLARRALDYLVGFNLSPVLWRKLPGARSAGRVQSVALRLICNRELDIERFIPKEYWLLSVLLETQKGELFEAQLVSVNSKRIEKNSICNQHDANVLTSLLTGASYKVEKIEKKPIKRNPSPPFTTSTLQQSASSRLGFSASKSMKIAQKLYEGINLDGETVGLITYMRTDGVQIAAEAIEAARHSIKTHFGDQYVPEKPRVYSTKAKNAQEAHEAIRPTDFNRFPNKIAKFLESDQLRLYELIWKRSIASQMSSAEFERTTITIQAKNNHDDTAILRKSGSTLCFDGFLASWKDYTDTEKDDDEDTLLPYMKQNEVLLEKKINASQHFTEPPPRYSEASLIKNLEELGIGRPSTYTAILTTLCDRDYIVIDKRQLLPQNKGRLVTAFLESFFRQYVEYDFTAELEEKLDMISSGALNWKDVLREFWQEFIIKIDNTKKLCVSDVIDTLNNLLAPLLFPQKDDVIDSRKCLACNTGQLSLKLSKYGAFIGCTNYPKCNYTRLFSYENQLLTAPSTTIEPKILGSDPLTNETITLRSGRFGFYVQRGEEKNKMSRCSLPKSWNANDVDYEKAVALLSLPRSVGTHPETDKIISTGIGRYGPYLKYDDTYFKLQSIEEVFNISIDDATVIITEKLKQGKKKSRSSAKKQELGEHPKGGMITLRNGRYGPYINWGKINITLPTEEDVQSINLEHALQLLSQKKTKSK, via the coding sequence ATGTATGTTGTAGTAGTGGAATCGCCTACCAAAGCTAAAACAATTAGCAAATACTTGGGATCAGATTATAAAGTTCTATCATCTTTCGGGCATGTTCGTGACTTACCCGCTAAAAATGGATCAGTAATTCCCCAAAAAGACTTTGAAATGACCTGGGAGGTAGATAAGTCTTCTAAAAAACATATGGAAATGATCGCCAACGCGGTGAAGTCTTCTGAGAGTTTAATCTTGGCAACTGACCCTGATCGAGAGGGAGAAGCTATATCTTGGCATGTATTAAGTCTTCTCCAGAACAAAAACATTACAGATAACAAATCTATTAAAAGAGTTGTTTTCAATGCGGTTACCAAACAAGCGGTTCTTGATGCCATAAAACATCCACGTGATATTGATTTAGCACTTGTTAGTGCCTACCTGGCACGACGTGCATTAGATTATCTTGTTGGCTTTAATCTTTCACCTGTATTATGGCGGAAATTACCTGGAGCTCGTTCAGCAGGACGCGTACAATCAGTAGCCTTACGACTCATTTGCAATCGAGAACTTGATATCGAGCGCTTTATCCCAAAAGAATACTGGCTTTTATCTGTATTATTGGAAACACAAAAAGGTGAATTATTCGAAGCACAATTAGTAAGTGTTAATAGCAAGCGTATTGAAAAAAACTCTATCTGCAATCAACACGATGCTAACGTTTTAACATCGCTTCTCACAGGCGCTTCTTATAAAGTAGAAAAAATAGAAAAGAAACCTATAAAACGCAACCCCAGCCCTCCCTTTACAACATCTACTCTGCAGCAATCAGCCTCATCTCGATTAGGCTTTTCTGCTTCAAAATCTATGAAAATAGCACAAAAACTTTATGAGGGAATAAACCTTGATGGAGAAACTGTAGGACTCATTACCTATATGAGAACTGATGGGGTCCAAATAGCCGCAGAAGCAATTGAGGCTGCTCGTCACTCTATAAAAACACACTTTGGTGATCAGTATGTTCCTGAAAAACCAAGAGTATATTCAACTAAAGCTAAAAACGCACAGGAAGCGCATGAAGCGATACGTCCCACAGACTTTAATCGTTTTCCAAATAAAATAGCAAAATTCCTAGAATCAGATCAATTACGACTTTATGAATTGATTTGGAAACGCAGTATAGCCAGTCAAATGTCTTCAGCAGAATTTGAACGTACCACAATTACTATCCAGGCTAAAAATAATCATGATGATACAGCTATTCTACGTAAAAGTGGATCTACTCTGTGTTTCGATGGTTTTCTTGCGAGCTGGAAAGATTATACTGATACTGAAAAAGACGATGATGAAGATACCCTCTTACCTTATATGAAACAAAATGAAGTCTTATTGGAAAAGAAAATAAATGCTTCACAACATTTTACAGAACCGCCACCACGTTATTCTGAAGCTTCGCTCATCAAAAATCTAGAAGAACTTGGCATTGGGCGTCCATCGACTTATACAGCAATCTTAACAACGCTTTGTGATCGTGATTATATCGTTATTGATAAACGTCAATTATTACCACAAAATAAAGGAAGATTGGTAACGGCATTTCTAGAGAGTTTCTTTCGTCAATATGTAGAATACGATTTTACAGCTGAACTTGAAGAAAAACTTGATATGATTTCTTCTGGAGCTTTAAATTGGAAAGATGTTCTTCGTGAATTTTGGCAAGAGTTTATTATAAAAATTGATAACACTAAAAAGTTATGTGTTTCTGATGTTATTGATACTTTGAATAATCTGCTTGCACCTCTACTCTTTCCTCAAAAAGATGACGTCATTGATTCTCGTAAGTGTCTCGCTTGTAATACCGGTCAACTTTCGCTTAAATTAAGCAAATATGGAGCATTTATTGGATGTACCAATTATCCTAAATGCAATTATACACGCCTGTTTTCTTATGAAAACCAACTCTTAACAGCTCCATCAACAACTATTGAACCCAAAATTCTTGGTTCAGATCCACTAACAAATGAAACGATAACTCTCCGTTCGGGAAGATTTGGCTTCTATGTTCAACGCGGTGAAGAAAAAAACAAAATGAGCCGTTGTTCTCTTCCAAAGAGCTGGAATGCTAACGATGTTGACTACGAAAAAGCTGTCGCCCTCCTATCTCTTCCTCGAAGTGTAGGAACACATCCTGAAACTGATAAGATAATCTCTACTGGTATCGGCAGATACGGACCTTATCTAAAGTATGACGATACTTATTTCAAATTACAGTCAATAGAAGAGGTTTTTAATATCAGCATTGACGATGCTACTGTCATTATTACAGAAAAACTAAAACAAGGAAAAAAGAAAAGTCGTTCATCTGCAAAGAAACAAGAATTAGGAGAACATCCTAAAGGAGGAATGATTACCCTACGCAATGGACGTTATGGTCCTTATATAAACTGGGGAAAAATTAACATTACCTTGCCTACAGAAGAAGATGTGCAGTCCATTAATCTCGAGCATGCATTACAATTACTCTCACAGAAAAAAACAAAATCAAAATAA
- the rpsL gene encoding 30S ribosomal protein S12, with the protein MPTVNQLIRKPRKVSVKRSKVIALKGNPQKRGVCLRVYAVTPKKPNSALRKVAKVRLTSGFEVIGYIPGEGHNLQEHSVVMLCGGRVKDLPGVKYHVVRGVLDAQGVKGRKQGRSKYGAKRPK; encoded by the coding sequence ATGCCTACTGTTAATCAGCTTATACGTAAGCCTCGTAAGGTTTCTGTTAAGCGTAGTAAAGTTATCGCCCTTAAAGGTAATCCGCAGAAGAGGGGTGTGTGTCTTCGTGTGTATGCGGTAACTCCTAAGAAGCCAAATTCTGCTTTACGTAAGGTTGCTAAGGTGCGTCTTACAAGTGGTTTTGAGGTTATTGGTTATATTCCTGGAGAAGGTCATAATCTTCAGGAGCATTCCGTGGTTATGTTGTGTGGTGGTCGTGTAAAAGATCTTCCTGGTGTTAAGTATCATGTTGTTAGAGGTGTTCTTGATGCGCAAGGTGTAAAGGGTCGTAAGCAGGGGCGCTCCAAGTATGGGGCAAAGCGTCCTAAATAA
- the rpsG gene encoding 30S ribosomal protein S7, whose product MSRRHKVLAREIIPDPKFSDFVVAKFMNAIMLHGKKSVAEKIVYDSFELIQKKVKQDPVVLFHQAIYHVGPYIEVRSRRIGGATYQVPGEVRQERRQALAIRWLIEASRKRNETTMIARLSSEIIDAANNRGVAVKKREDAHKVADANRAFSHYRW is encoded by the coding sequence ATGTCCCGACGTCATAAGGTATTGGCACGTGAGATTATTCCTGATCCGAAGTTCTCAGATTTTGTGGTGGCTAAGTTTATGAATGCTATTATGTTGCATGGTAAAAAATCTGTGGCAGAAAAAATAGTTTATGATTCTTTCGAATTAATACAAAAGAAAGTAAAACAGGATCCTGTAGTCTTGTTTCATCAGGCTATTTATCATGTTGGTCCGTATATTGAGGTTCGTTCTCGTCGTATAGGTGGGGCAACTTATCAGGTTCCTGGCGAGGTGCGTCAAGAGCGTCGTCAAGCTCTTGCTATTCGTTGGTTAATAGAGGCATCTCGTAAGCGTAATGAGACTACTATGATTGCTCGGTTAAGTTCTGAGATTATTGATGCTGCTAATAATCGTGGTGTCGCTGTTAAAAAGCGTGAAGACGCTCATAAGGTGGCTGATGCTAATCGTGCATTTTCGCATTATCGCTGGTAA
- the fusA gene encoding elongation factor G: MTREYKIEDYRNFGIMAHIDAGKTTTTERILYYTGKSHKIGEVHDGSATMDWMEQEQERGITITSAATTTFWAGRDGRVRRFNIIDTPGHVDFTIEVERSLRVLDGAIALLDANAGVEPQTETVWRQADKYNVPRMIFCNKMDKTGADFYRSVEMIKSRLGAQPIVMQLPIGSESDFKGVVDLIEMKALVWRDESLGAEWDVVDIPEDMMASAQEYREKMIESVVDIDELAMDAYLGGSMPDNDQIRSLVRSGTIGVKFFPVFCGSSFKNKGVQPLLDAVVDYLPSPVDIPPVKGVDSRTGKDVERFASDDQPLSMLAFKIMSDPFVGSLTFCRIYSGKLAKGSSLLNTIKDKRERVGRMLQMHSNSREDIGEAYCGDIVALAGLKEVVTGDTLCDPLNPVVLERMEFPDPVIQIAIEPKSKADQERMSLALNRLASEDPSFRVRTDEESGQTIIAGMGELHLDIIVDRMRREFKVEANVGVPQVAYRETVTKVYEHEYTHKKQSGGAGQFARVKILFQPNPDGEEFVFESKIVGGSVPKEYVPGVQKGLESVLSSGPLAGFPMLGVKATLIDGAYHDVDSSVLAFEIASRACFREAASKMGVELLEPIMKVEVVTPEEYVGDVIGDLNSRRGQIQGQESRSIAIVIDAHVPLANMFKYVDNLRSMSQGRAQYTMTFDHYAQVPANVSQEIQSKYSTK; this comes from the coding sequence ATGACACGAGAGTATAAAATAGAAGATTACCGCAATTTTGGTATAATGGCGCATATAGATGCTGGAAAGACTACTACAACTGAAAGGATATTATATTATACTGGAAAGTCTCATAAGATTGGAGAGGTGCATGATGGTTCTGCTACGATGGATTGGATGGAGCAAGAGCAAGAGCGTGGTATTACTATAACCTCTGCTGCCACCACAACATTTTGGGCAGGGCGTGATGGTAGGGTAAGGCGGTTTAATATTATTGATACCCCTGGTCATGTCGATTTTACAATTGAAGTTGAGCGATCTCTTAGGGTTCTTGATGGTGCTATAGCTCTTTTAGATGCTAATGCTGGGGTCGAGCCTCAAACTGAAACTGTTTGGCGTCAAGCGGATAAATATAATGTTCCGCGTATGATTTTTTGTAATAAGATGGATAAAACTGGAGCGGATTTTTATCGTTCTGTTGAAATGATAAAGTCTCGTCTTGGTGCTCAGCCTATAGTTATGCAGTTGCCGATTGGTTCTGAAAGTGATTTTAAGGGTGTCGTTGATTTAATTGAGATGAAGGCTCTTGTTTGGAGAGATGAGTCTCTTGGTGCTGAGTGGGATGTGGTGGATATTCCAGAGGATATGATGGCTTCTGCTCAAGAGTACCGTGAAAAAATGATAGAATCTGTTGTAGATATAGATGAGTTGGCTATGGATGCTTATCTTGGTGGTTCTATGCCAGATAATGATCAGATACGCTCTTTGGTGCGGTCTGGAACTATAGGTGTAAAGTTTTTTCCTGTTTTTTGTGGTTCTTCTTTTAAGAACAAAGGCGTTCAGCCTCTTCTTGATGCGGTAGTTGATTATTTGCCTTCTCCTGTTGATATACCTCCAGTTAAGGGTGTAGACTCACGGACTGGCAAAGATGTTGAGCGGTTTGCTTCCGATGATCAGCCTTTGTCTATGTTGGCATTTAAAATAATGTCAGATCCTTTTGTTGGTTCTCTTACGTTTTGTAGAATTTATTCAGGGAAATTAGCTAAAGGTTCTTCTCTTTTGAATACAATAAAGGATAAGCGTGAGAGGGTTGGGCGTATGTTGCAAATGCACTCTAATTCTCGTGAAGATATTGGAGAGGCTTATTGTGGTGATATAGTTGCTTTGGCAGGTTTAAAAGAAGTTGTTACAGGTGATACTTTATGTGATCCTTTAAATCCTGTAGTGTTGGAGCGTATGGAGTTTCCTGATCCTGTTATTCAGATTGCTATTGAGCCGAAATCGAAGGCAGATCAAGAAAGAATGTCGCTAGCTTTAAATCGCCTTGCATCTGAGGATCCTTCTTTTAGGGTAAGGACAGACGAAGAGTCTGGTCAGACTATTATTGCTGGTATGGGTGAGTTGCATCTTGATATTATTGTTGATCGAATGCGGCGTGAGTTTAAGGTGGAAGCTAATGTAGGTGTTCCTCAAGTGGCGTATCGTGAGACTGTTACTAAGGTATATGAGCATGAGTATACCCATAAAAAGCAATCTGGAGGTGCAGGTCAGTTTGCGAGAGTGAAGATACTGTTTCAGCCTAATCCTGATGGAGAGGAATTTGTTTTCGAGAGTAAGATTGTTGGAGGTTCTGTACCAAAGGAATATGTACCTGGGGTTCAAAAGGGGCTTGAAAGTGTACTATCTTCGGGGCCTTTGGCTGGCTTTCCTATGCTTGGGGTTAAGGCTACATTAATTGATGGTGCTTATCATGATGTGGATTCGTCTGTTCTTGCTTTTGAAATAGCTTCTCGTGCTTGTTTTAGGGAAGCTGCAAGTAAAATGGGTGTAGAGCTCTTGGAGCCTATTATGAAAGTTGAGGTTGTAACTCCAGAGGAGTATGTTGGTGATGTGATCGGTGATTTAAATTCACGTAGAGGTCAAATTCAAGGCCAAGAGAGTCGTTCTATAGCTATTGTTATAGATGCTCATGTTCCTCTTGCTAATATGTTTAAGTATGTTGATAATTTGCGTTCTATGTCTCAGGGACGGGCTCAGTACACTATGACTTTTGATCATTATGCTCAGGTTCCTGCAAATGTGTCGCAAGAGATACAGTCTAAATATTCTACTAAGTAA
- the tuf gene encoding elongation factor Tu, with the protein MAKEEFIRDQDNVGLCSIGHVDHGKTTLTAAITKYYGEYKSYDQIDSAPEEKARGITISTTHVEYRTSKRHYFHVDCPGHADYVKNMITGAAQVDGAILVCSAADGPMPQTKEHILLARQVGVPAMVVYLNKVDQVDDPELIDLVELEIRELLSYYKFPGDDIPIIRGSALAALEDRDKSIGEDSIRSLLAAVDDYIPTPKRLIDKPFMMPVEDVFSISGRGTVATGRINRGVVKVGDELEIVGIRGTVKTICTGVEMFRKILSEGQAGDNVGLLLRGVDRSLIERGQVLCKSNTVNPYKKFRAEVYILTKEEGGRHTSFFSNYRPQFYLGTADITGVVTLPDGVEMVMPGDNLALDVELIVPIAMELQQRFAIREGGKTVGAGVISEILE; encoded by the coding sequence GTGGCAAAGGAAGAGTTTATACGAGATCAGGATAATGTTGGTCTTTGTTCGATAGGTCATGTTGATCATGGGAAGACGACATTAACGGCGGCGATTACGAAGTATTATGGCGAATACAAGTCTTATGATCAGATTGATAGCGCACCTGAAGAGAAGGCTCGAGGTATAACGATTTCGACGACACATGTTGAGTATCGTACGAGTAAGCGTCACTATTTTCATGTTGATTGCCCTGGTCATGCGGATTATGTTAAGAATATGATTACTGGTGCTGCTCAAGTAGACGGTGCGATACTTGTTTGTTCTGCTGCGGATGGTCCTATGCCTCAGACGAAGGAGCATATACTTCTTGCTCGTCAGGTAGGTGTTCCTGCGATGGTTGTTTATTTAAACAAGGTTGATCAGGTTGATGATCCTGAGTTGATTGATCTTGTTGAGCTTGAGATACGGGAATTGTTGTCTTATTACAAATTTCCTGGGGATGATATTCCTATTATTAGGGGTTCTGCGCTTGCAGCTCTTGAGGATCGGGATAAGTCGATAGGAGAGGATTCGATTCGTTCGTTATTGGCTGCTGTTGATGATTATATTCCGACACCGAAGCGATTGATAGATAAGCCGTTTATGATGCCTGTTGAGGATGTTTTTTCGATTTCTGGACGTGGTACAGTTGCTACTGGTCGTATTAATCGTGGTGTTGTGAAGGTTGGCGATGAATTAGAGATTGTTGGTATAAGGGGTACGGTTAAGACGATATGTACAGGAGTTGAGATGTTCCGGAAGATTTTATCTGAGGGACAAGCTGGAGATAATGTTGGTCTTTTGTTGCGAGGAGTTGACCGTTCTTTGATTGAGCGTGGTCAGGTTTTATGTAAGTCGAATACTGTTAATCCGTATAAGAAGTTTAGAGCTGAGGTTTATATTTTGACGAAAGAGGAAGGTGGTCGTCATACATCATTTTTTTCGAATTATCGTCCGCAATTTTATTTGGGTACAGCGGATATTACTGGTGTAGTAACGCTTCCTGACGGTGTAGAGATGGTTATGCCGGGGGATAATTTAGCTCTTGATGTTGAGTTAATTGTTCCTATTGCTATGGAGCTTCAGCAGCGTTTTGCTATTCGTGAGGGTGGAAAGACTGTTGGTGCTGGTGTTATATCAGAAATACTTGAATAG
- the rpsJ gene encoding 30S ribosomal protein S10 — MNNQNIRICLRGFDSHILDASVREIVLTAKQTGAIIIGPIPLPSRVKKFTVNRSPHIDKKSRDQLEIRTYKRFLDIVKPNSQTVDALMRLDLAAGVDVAIKL; from the coding sequence ATGAATAACCAGAATATTCGTATATGTCTTAGGGGTTTTGATTCCCATATTCTTGATGCTTCTGTGCGGGAGATTGTGTTAACTGCCAAGCAAACTGGTGCAATCATTATAGGTCCTATTCCTCTTCCGAGTCGTGTAAAGAAATTTACTGTTAATAGGTCTCCTCATATAGATAAAAAGAGTCGAGATCAGTTGGAGATACGTACTTATAAGCGCTTTCTTGATATAGTGAAGCCAAATTCACAGACTGTTGATGCTTTGATGAGGCTTGATCTTGCTGCTGGTGTTGATGTAGCAATCAAGCTTTAA